One Ostrea edulis chromosome 2, xbOstEdul1.1, whole genome shotgun sequence genomic region harbors:
- the LOC125678503 gene encoding uncharacterized protein LOC125678503 isoform X1: MADVTMDKFNRYRQTADMYSEFGSTNKSLPTARPTDGDVDPPPIPMRNRRVKFVDDSRSEKEESKPIPEKERSKIHWKDPNDKFREYLLSNGLNEATVQKLLDEEIQDVQTLGILSEEDIDKLELKTGQKARVRSLTRSKETSTKDQQSDRHKPTEVKGRSSFQEDERQKEPTFVKCSQNQRFPVKKPIVGSKTRKRLPVTKNHAGLLQISSSSSSESDGEGEVRMKRDTLRGGSVKVAPERERDVELTYNVLQTDEKGKVVMELSTKQAMEVHCVKARILILVDISGSMGIKYDRRRKHSKLSRMKKFAIELVDSLDDGDFASVVTFGEKTQVLLPLQEINSNTRSNLKTVLETLDKTYLSTKTNLSAGLSRAIDIFSERAKGPEDLLMYRNSIIVFSDGEINEGTKEPNKLVHEVREKIRRNAFDLDDSQNQWVSISTIATGNDISEAMYSLSKFCSSDAFYHLDVQKSEMDDPDLFLPVMLRKTAVVWNVSVVVEAVNGAVILDNETSQDNKVRLRGSVRGKGKTEKAFFYYDIPAASTRHIGVALDMSNVDQAANTVVMKTKVEYTKASGLRMKYFIEIARGEFANRGGGKSEAIQANLMHDARLISQNVLHRAAEHVKTGNIAASTEQLKQGQTELQAMMQRYGAMAADEPESEPRRGRHCIVSTADTLMRSVRDMLDEVTVKPETECTYADSIMNTMQNLLTDLEGSKTQDSNEPDGKSWAKIKAVSSAISREAPTISSDVDTDRLAPLPDIRRASGNIQHQIENLQKKREARKSAMPGILE; the protein is encoded by the exons ATGGCTGATGTAACCATGG ACAAATTTAATAGGTACAGACAAACGGCAGACATGTACTCTGAATTTGGATCTACAAACAAATCACTGCCCACGGCCAGACCTACGGACGGGGATGTAGACCCCCCGCCAATACCCATGCGTAACCGGAGGGTGAAATTTGTTGACGATTCCCGCTCCGAAAAAGAAGAAAGTAAACCCATTCCTGAAAAAG AACGAAGCAAAATACACTGGAAAG ACCCAAATGACAAATTCCGCGAATATTTACTTTCAAATGGGTTGAATGAAGCCACGGTACAAAAATTACTGGATGAAGAAATTCAAGATGTACAGACTCTGGGTATACTTAGCGAAGAAGACATAGATAAGCTGGAACTGAAAACAGGACAAAAGGCAAGGGTACGGAGTCTGACAAGAAGTAAGGAAACCAGTACTAAAGACCAGCAATCGGACAGGCATAAACCCACGGAGGTCAAAGGGAGAAGTTCATTTCAAGAGGATGAAAGACAAAAAGAACCAACTTTTGTGAAATGTTCACAAAATCAACGATTTCCTGTTAAAAAACCTATTGTGGGTTCGAAAACTAGAAAGAGATTGCCAGTTACTAAGAACCACGCTGGTCTTTTACAAATCTCTTCATCGTCTTCTTCCG AGTCAGATGGGGAGGGAGAGGTTCGTATGAAGAGGGACACACTCCGCGGCGGTAGTGTAAAGGTAGcgccagagagagagagagacgtggAACTGACCTACAACGTGCTGCAGACGGACGAGAAG GGAAAAGTTGTGATGGAGCTGTCAACGAAACAAGCGATGGAAGTACATTGCGTGAAAGCGAGGATTCTGATTTTAGTTGATATTAGCGGTAGCATGGGCATTAAATATGACAGAAGACGCAAACACAGCAAATTGTCGCGAATGAAGAAATTTGCTATTGAACTAGTGGATTCTTTGGATGATGGGGACTTTGCATCAGTAGTCACTTTTGGCGAGAAAACTCAAGTTTTGTTGCCACTACAAGAAATCAATTCAAACACTCGG AGCAATTTAAAGACCGTTTTGGAAACTTTGGACAAAACATACCTTTCAACAAAGACAAATCTTAGCGCTGGTCTATCGCGGGCTATTGATATATTTAGTGAAAGAGCAAAAGG aCCTGAGGATCTGCTGATGTATAGAAACTCCATTATTGTTTTTTCTGACGGTGAAATAAACGAAGGCACAAAGGAACCAAACAAACTGGTTCACGAGGTCAGGGAAAAAATTCGTCGGAATGCTTTCGATTTGGATGATTCACAGAACCAATGGGTCAGCATTTCTACCATAGCTACTGGAAATGATATCTCAGAAGCAATGTACTCGCTATCAAAATTCTGTAGTAGCGATGCTTTCTACCATCTTGATGTTCAGAAATCTGAAATGGATGACCCTGACCTCTTTCTCCCAGTCATGCTGCGAAAGACAGCTGTTGTTTGGAATGTCTCAGTCGTTGTCGAAGCCGTTAATGGAGCAGTCATATTAGATAATGAAACTTCACAAGACAACAAGGTTCGCTTACGTGGAAGTGTGAGAGGAAAAGGGAAAACTGAAAAGGCTTTCTTCTATTATGACATTCCAGCGGCTTCGACACGTCATATTGGGGTAGCGTTAGATATGAGTAATGTCGACCAAGCCGCCAACACAGTCGTAATGAAAACAAAGGTAGAGTACACAAAGGCATCGGGCTtaagaatgaaatatttcatagaaATTGCCAGAGGCGAATTTGCGAACCGGGGAGGCGGAAAGTCTGAGGCAATCCAGGCTAATCTGATGCATGATGCAAGACTAATTTCCCAGAATGTGCTCCACAGGGCTGCAGAACATGTTAAAACAGGAAACATCGCAGCATCGACAGAACAGCTTAAACAGGGACAGACAGAGTTGCAGGCTATGATGCAAAGGTATGGTGCAATGGCGGCTGACGAGCCCGAATCTGAACCACGTAGGGGGCGTCATTGTATCGTATCAACCGCAGATACCCTGATGAGGAGTGTGCGCGACATGTTGGATGAGGTCACAGTGAAACCGGAAACAGAATGTACCTATGCGGATAGCATCATGAACACGATGCAAAACTTGTTGACAGATCTGGAGGGTAGTAAAACACAAGATTCCAATGAACCAGATGGGAAAAGCTGGGCTAAAATCAAAGCTGTTTCCTCGGCAATTTCTCGTGAGGCGCCTACGATTTCAAGTGATGTGGACACTGACCGGCTAGCTCCTCTTCCCGACATTCGGCGTGCATCGGGCAATATTCAGCATCAAATAGAAAACTTACAGAAAAAACGAGAAGCACGAAAATCCGCCATGCCTGGCATTCTGGAATGA
- the LOC125678503 gene encoding uncharacterized protein LOC125678503 isoform X2, with translation MADVTMDKFNRYRQTADMYSEFGSTNKSLPTARPTDGDVDPPPIPMRNRRVKFVDDSRSEKEESKPIPEKDPNDKFREYLLSNGLNEATVQKLLDEEIQDVQTLGILSEEDIDKLELKTGQKARVRSLTRSKETSTKDQQSDRHKPTEVKGRSSFQEDERQKEPTFVKCSQNQRFPVKKPIVGSKTRKRLPVTKNHAGLLQISSSSSSESDGEGEVRMKRDTLRGGSVKVAPERERDVELTYNVLQTDEKGKVVMELSTKQAMEVHCVKARILILVDISGSMGIKYDRRRKHSKLSRMKKFAIELVDSLDDGDFASVVTFGEKTQVLLPLQEINSNTRSNLKTVLETLDKTYLSTKTNLSAGLSRAIDIFSERAKGPEDLLMYRNSIIVFSDGEINEGTKEPNKLVHEVREKIRRNAFDLDDSQNQWVSISTIATGNDISEAMYSLSKFCSSDAFYHLDVQKSEMDDPDLFLPVMLRKTAVVWNVSVVVEAVNGAVILDNETSQDNKVRLRGSVRGKGKTEKAFFYYDIPAASTRHIGVALDMSNVDQAANTVVMKTKVEYTKASGLRMKYFIEIARGEFANRGGGKSEAIQANLMHDARLISQNVLHRAAEHVKTGNIAASTEQLKQGQTELQAMMQRYGAMAADEPESEPRRGRHCIVSTADTLMRSVRDMLDEVTVKPETECTYADSIMNTMQNLLTDLEGSKTQDSNEPDGKSWAKIKAVSSAISREAPTISSDVDTDRLAPLPDIRRASGNIQHQIENLQKKREARKSAMPGILE, from the exons ATGGCTGATGTAACCATGG ACAAATTTAATAGGTACAGACAAACGGCAGACATGTACTCTGAATTTGGATCTACAAACAAATCACTGCCCACGGCCAGACCTACGGACGGGGATGTAGACCCCCCGCCAATACCCATGCGTAACCGGAGGGTGAAATTTGTTGACGATTCCCGCTCCGAAAAAGAAGAAAGTAAACCCATTCCTGAAAAAG ACCCAAATGACAAATTCCGCGAATATTTACTTTCAAATGGGTTGAATGAAGCCACGGTACAAAAATTACTGGATGAAGAAATTCAAGATGTACAGACTCTGGGTATACTTAGCGAAGAAGACATAGATAAGCTGGAACTGAAAACAGGACAAAAGGCAAGGGTACGGAGTCTGACAAGAAGTAAGGAAACCAGTACTAAAGACCAGCAATCGGACAGGCATAAACCCACGGAGGTCAAAGGGAGAAGTTCATTTCAAGAGGATGAAAGACAAAAAGAACCAACTTTTGTGAAATGTTCACAAAATCAACGATTTCCTGTTAAAAAACCTATTGTGGGTTCGAAAACTAGAAAGAGATTGCCAGTTACTAAGAACCACGCTGGTCTTTTACAAATCTCTTCATCGTCTTCTTCCG AGTCAGATGGGGAGGGAGAGGTTCGTATGAAGAGGGACACACTCCGCGGCGGTAGTGTAAAGGTAGcgccagagagagagagagacgtggAACTGACCTACAACGTGCTGCAGACGGACGAGAAG GGAAAAGTTGTGATGGAGCTGTCAACGAAACAAGCGATGGAAGTACATTGCGTGAAAGCGAGGATTCTGATTTTAGTTGATATTAGCGGTAGCATGGGCATTAAATATGACAGAAGACGCAAACACAGCAAATTGTCGCGAATGAAGAAATTTGCTATTGAACTAGTGGATTCTTTGGATGATGGGGACTTTGCATCAGTAGTCACTTTTGGCGAGAAAACTCAAGTTTTGTTGCCACTACAAGAAATCAATTCAAACACTCGG AGCAATTTAAAGACCGTTTTGGAAACTTTGGACAAAACATACCTTTCAACAAAGACAAATCTTAGCGCTGGTCTATCGCGGGCTATTGATATATTTAGTGAAAGAGCAAAAGG aCCTGAGGATCTGCTGATGTATAGAAACTCCATTATTGTTTTTTCTGACGGTGAAATAAACGAAGGCACAAAGGAACCAAACAAACTGGTTCACGAGGTCAGGGAAAAAATTCGTCGGAATGCTTTCGATTTGGATGATTCACAGAACCAATGGGTCAGCATTTCTACCATAGCTACTGGAAATGATATCTCAGAAGCAATGTACTCGCTATCAAAATTCTGTAGTAGCGATGCTTTCTACCATCTTGATGTTCAGAAATCTGAAATGGATGACCCTGACCTCTTTCTCCCAGTCATGCTGCGAAAGACAGCTGTTGTTTGGAATGTCTCAGTCGTTGTCGAAGCCGTTAATGGAGCAGTCATATTAGATAATGAAACTTCACAAGACAACAAGGTTCGCTTACGTGGAAGTGTGAGAGGAAAAGGGAAAACTGAAAAGGCTTTCTTCTATTATGACATTCCAGCGGCTTCGACACGTCATATTGGGGTAGCGTTAGATATGAGTAATGTCGACCAAGCCGCCAACACAGTCGTAATGAAAACAAAGGTAGAGTACACAAAGGCATCGGGCTtaagaatgaaatatttcatagaaATTGCCAGAGGCGAATTTGCGAACCGGGGAGGCGGAAAGTCTGAGGCAATCCAGGCTAATCTGATGCATGATGCAAGACTAATTTCCCAGAATGTGCTCCACAGGGCTGCAGAACATGTTAAAACAGGAAACATCGCAGCATCGACAGAACAGCTTAAACAGGGACAGACAGAGTTGCAGGCTATGATGCAAAGGTATGGTGCAATGGCGGCTGACGAGCCCGAATCTGAACCACGTAGGGGGCGTCATTGTATCGTATCAACCGCAGATACCCTGATGAGGAGTGTGCGCGACATGTTGGATGAGGTCACAGTGAAACCGGAAACAGAATGTACCTATGCGGATAGCATCATGAACACGATGCAAAACTTGTTGACAGATCTGGAGGGTAGTAAAACACAAGATTCCAATGAACCAGATGGGAAAAGCTGGGCTAAAATCAAAGCTGTTTCCTCGGCAATTTCTCGTGAGGCGCCTACGATTTCAAGTGATGTGGACACTGACCGGCTAGCTCCTCTTCCCGACATTCGGCGTGCATCGGGCAATATTCAGCATCAAATAGAAAACTTACAGAAAAAACGAGAAGCACGAAAATCCGCCATGCCTGGCATTCTGGAATGA
- the LOC125678503 gene encoding uncharacterized protein LOC125678503 isoform X4: MADVTMDPNDKFREYLLSNGLNEATVQKLLDEEIQDVQTLGILSEEDIDKLELKTGQKARVRSLTRSKETSTKDQQSDRHKPTEVKGRSSFQEDERQKEPTFVKCSQNQRFPVKKPIVGSKTRKRLPVTKNHAGLLQISSSSSSESDGEGEVRMKRDTLRGGSVKVAPERERDVELTYNVLQTDEKGKVVMELSTKQAMEVHCVKARILILVDISGSMGIKYDRRRKHSKLSRMKKFAIELVDSLDDGDFASVVTFGEKTQVLLPLQEINSNTRSNLKTVLETLDKTYLSTKTNLSAGLSRAIDIFSERAKGPEDLLMYRNSIIVFSDGEINEGTKEPNKLVHEVREKIRRNAFDLDDSQNQWVSISTIATGNDISEAMYSLSKFCSSDAFYHLDVQKSEMDDPDLFLPVMLRKTAVVWNVSVVVEAVNGAVILDNETSQDNKVRLRGSVRGKGKTEKAFFYYDIPAASTRHIGVALDMSNVDQAANTVVMKTKVEYTKASGLRMKYFIEIARGEFANRGGGKSEAIQANLMHDARLISQNVLHRAAEHVKTGNIAASTEQLKQGQTELQAMMQRYGAMAADEPESEPRRGRHCIVSTADTLMRSVRDMLDEVTVKPETECTYADSIMNTMQNLLTDLEGSKTQDSNEPDGKSWAKIKAVSSAISREAPTISSDVDTDRLAPLPDIRRASGNIQHQIENLQKKREARKSAMPGILE; encoded by the exons ATGGCTGATGTAACCATGG ACCCAAATGACAAATTCCGCGAATATTTACTTTCAAATGGGTTGAATGAAGCCACGGTACAAAAATTACTGGATGAAGAAATTCAAGATGTACAGACTCTGGGTATACTTAGCGAAGAAGACATAGATAAGCTGGAACTGAAAACAGGACAAAAGGCAAGGGTACGGAGTCTGACAAGAAGTAAGGAAACCAGTACTAAAGACCAGCAATCGGACAGGCATAAACCCACGGAGGTCAAAGGGAGAAGTTCATTTCAAGAGGATGAAAGACAAAAAGAACCAACTTTTGTGAAATGTTCACAAAATCAACGATTTCCTGTTAAAAAACCTATTGTGGGTTCGAAAACTAGAAAGAGATTGCCAGTTACTAAGAACCACGCTGGTCTTTTACAAATCTCTTCATCGTCTTCTTCCG AGTCAGATGGGGAGGGAGAGGTTCGTATGAAGAGGGACACACTCCGCGGCGGTAGTGTAAAGGTAGcgccagagagagagagagacgtggAACTGACCTACAACGTGCTGCAGACGGACGAGAAG GGAAAAGTTGTGATGGAGCTGTCAACGAAACAAGCGATGGAAGTACATTGCGTGAAAGCGAGGATTCTGATTTTAGTTGATATTAGCGGTAGCATGGGCATTAAATATGACAGAAGACGCAAACACAGCAAATTGTCGCGAATGAAGAAATTTGCTATTGAACTAGTGGATTCTTTGGATGATGGGGACTTTGCATCAGTAGTCACTTTTGGCGAGAAAACTCAAGTTTTGTTGCCACTACAAGAAATCAATTCAAACACTCGG AGCAATTTAAAGACCGTTTTGGAAACTTTGGACAAAACATACCTTTCAACAAAGACAAATCTTAGCGCTGGTCTATCGCGGGCTATTGATATATTTAGTGAAAGAGCAAAAGG aCCTGAGGATCTGCTGATGTATAGAAACTCCATTATTGTTTTTTCTGACGGTGAAATAAACGAAGGCACAAAGGAACCAAACAAACTGGTTCACGAGGTCAGGGAAAAAATTCGTCGGAATGCTTTCGATTTGGATGATTCACAGAACCAATGGGTCAGCATTTCTACCATAGCTACTGGAAATGATATCTCAGAAGCAATGTACTCGCTATCAAAATTCTGTAGTAGCGATGCTTTCTACCATCTTGATGTTCAGAAATCTGAAATGGATGACCCTGACCTCTTTCTCCCAGTCATGCTGCGAAAGACAGCTGTTGTTTGGAATGTCTCAGTCGTTGTCGAAGCCGTTAATGGAGCAGTCATATTAGATAATGAAACTTCACAAGACAACAAGGTTCGCTTACGTGGAAGTGTGAGAGGAAAAGGGAAAACTGAAAAGGCTTTCTTCTATTATGACATTCCAGCGGCTTCGACACGTCATATTGGGGTAGCGTTAGATATGAGTAATGTCGACCAAGCCGCCAACACAGTCGTAATGAAAACAAAGGTAGAGTACACAAAGGCATCGGGCTtaagaatgaaatatttcatagaaATTGCCAGAGGCGAATTTGCGAACCGGGGAGGCGGAAAGTCTGAGGCAATCCAGGCTAATCTGATGCATGATGCAAGACTAATTTCCCAGAATGTGCTCCACAGGGCTGCAGAACATGTTAAAACAGGAAACATCGCAGCATCGACAGAACAGCTTAAACAGGGACAGACAGAGTTGCAGGCTATGATGCAAAGGTATGGTGCAATGGCGGCTGACGAGCCCGAATCTGAACCACGTAGGGGGCGTCATTGTATCGTATCAACCGCAGATACCCTGATGAGGAGTGTGCGCGACATGTTGGATGAGGTCACAGTGAAACCGGAAACAGAATGTACCTATGCGGATAGCATCATGAACACGATGCAAAACTTGTTGACAGATCTGGAGGGTAGTAAAACACAAGATTCCAATGAACCAGATGGGAAAAGCTGGGCTAAAATCAAAGCTGTTTCCTCGGCAATTTCTCGTGAGGCGCCTACGATTTCAAGTGATGTGGACACTGACCGGCTAGCTCCTCTTCCCGACATTCGGCGTGCATCGGGCAATATTCAGCATCAAATAGAAAACTTACAGAAAAAACGAGAAGCACGAAAATCCGCCATGCCTGGCATTCTGGAATGA
- the LOC125678503 gene encoding uncharacterized protein LOC125678503 isoform X5, with protein MADVTMDKFNRYRQTADMYSEFGSTNKSLPTARPTDGDVDPPPIPMRNRRVKFVDDSRSEKEESKPIPEKERSKIHWKESDGEGEVRMKRDTLRGGSVKVAPERERDVELTYNVLQTDEKGKVVMELSTKQAMEVHCVKARILILVDISGSMGIKYDRRRKHSKLSRMKKFAIELVDSLDDGDFASVVTFGEKTQVLLPLQEINSNTRSNLKTVLETLDKTYLSTKTNLSAGLSRAIDIFSERAKGPEDLLMYRNSIIVFSDGEINEGTKEPNKLVHEVREKIRRNAFDLDDSQNQWVSISTIATGNDISEAMYSLSKFCSSDAFYHLDVQKSEMDDPDLFLPVMLRKTAVVWNVSVVVEAVNGAVILDNETSQDNKVRLRGSVRGKGKTEKAFFYYDIPAASTRHIGVALDMSNVDQAANTVVMKTKVEYTKASGLRMKYFIEIARGEFANRGGGKSEAIQANLMHDARLISQNVLHRAAEHVKTGNIAASTEQLKQGQTELQAMMQRYGAMAADEPESEPRRGRHCIVSTADTLMRSVRDMLDEVTVKPETECTYADSIMNTMQNLLTDLEGSKTQDSNEPDGKSWAKIKAVSSAISREAPTISSDVDTDRLAPLPDIRRASGNIQHQIENLQKKREARKSAMPGILE; from the exons ATGGCTGATGTAACCATGG ACAAATTTAATAGGTACAGACAAACGGCAGACATGTACTCTGAATTTGGATCTACAAACAAATCACTGCCCACGGCCAGACCTACGGACGGGGATGTAGACCCCCCGCCAATACCCATGCGTAACCGGAGGGTGAAATTTGTTGACGATTCCCGCTCCGAAAAAGAAGAAAGTAAACCCATTCCTGAAAAAG AACGAAGCAAAATACACTGGAAAG AGTCAGATGGGGAGGGAGAGGTTCGTATGAAGAGGGACACACTCCGCGGCGGTAGTGTAAAGGTAGcgccagagagagagagagacgtggAACTGACCTACAACGTGCTGCAGACGGACGAGAAG GGAAAAGTTGTGATGGAGCTGTCAACGAAACAAGCGATGGAAGTACATTGCGTGAAAGCGAGGATTCTGATTTTAGTTGATATTAGCGGTAGCATGGGCATTAAATATGACAGAAGACGCAAACACAGCAAATTGTCGCGAATGAAGAAATTTGCTATTGAACTAGTGGATTCTTTGGATGATGGGGACTTTGCATCAGTAGTCACTTTTGGCGAGAAAACTCAAGTTTTGTTGCCACTACAAGAAATCAATTCAAACACTCGG AGCAATTTAAAGACCGTTTTGGAAACTTTGGACAAAACATACCTTTCAACAAAGACAAATCTTAGCGCTGGTCTATCGCGGGCTATTGATATATTTAGTGAAAGAGCAAAAGG aCCTGAGGATCTGCTGATGTATAGAAACTCCATTATTGTTTTTTCTGACGGTGAAATAAACGAAGGCACAAAGGAACCAAACAAACTGGTTCACGAGGTCAGGGAAAAAATTCGTCGGAATGCTTTCGATTTGGATGATTCACAGAACCAATGGGTCAGCATTTCTACCATAGCTACTGGAAATGATATCTCAGAAGCAATGTACTCGCTATCAAAATTCTGTAGTAGCGATGCTTTCTACCATCTTGATGTTCAGAAATCTGAAATGGATGACCCTGACCTCTTTCTCCCAGTCATGCTGCGAAAGACAGCTGTTGTTTGGAATGTCTCAGTCGTTGTCGAAGCCGTTAATGGAGCAGTCATATTAGATAATGAAACTTCACAAGACAACAAGGTTCGCTTACGTGGAAGTGTGAGAGGAAAAGGGAAAACTGAAAAGGCTTTCTTCTATTATGACATTCCAGCGGCTTCGACACGTCATATTGGGGTAGCGTTAGATATGAGTAATGTCGACCAAGCCGCCAACACAGTCGTAATGAAAACAAAGGTAGAGTACACAAAGGCATCGGGCTtaagaatgaaatatttcatagaaATTGCCAGAGGCGAATTTGCGAACCGGGGAGGCGGAAAGTCTGAGGCAATCCAGGCTAATCTGATGCATGATGCAAGACTAATTTCCCAGAATGTGCTCCACAGGGCTGCAGAACATGTTAAAACAGGAAACATCGCAGCATCGACAGAACAGCTTAAACAGGGACAGACAGAGTTGCAGGCTATGATGCAAAGGTATGGTGCAATGGCGGCTGACGAGCCCGAATCTGAACCACGTAGGGGGCGTCATTGTATCGTATCAACCGCAGATACCCTGATGAGGAGTGTGCGCGACATGTTGGATGAGGTCACAGTGAAACCGGAAACAGAATGTACCTATGCGGATAGCATCATGAACACGATGCAAAACTTGTTGACAGATCTGGAGGGTAGTAAAACACAAGATTCCAATGAACCAGATGGGAAAAGCTGGGCTAAAATCAAAGCTGTTTCCTCGGCAATTTCTCGTGAGGCGCCTACGATTTCAAGTGATGTGGACACTGACCGGCTAGCTCCTCTTCCCGACATTCGGCGTGCATCGGGCAATATTCAGCATCAAATAGAAAACTTACAGAAAAAACGAGAAGCACGAAAATCCGCCATGCCTGGCATTCTGGAATGA